gactgaaaagcACTGATTGCAATAGGGAGAATGTTTTGAACACACGTTCTTTAACATGtctcaaaatggaacagaaaaagatatttcgttaacatgaaaggataagcagggtgagcaacagctctgtgtgtgtgcctgagtttttgtatctgtgtgtgtgtgtatgtgtgtgtgtgtatctgtgtgtgtgtatgtgtgtgtgtgtgtgtgtgtgtgtgtgtgtgtttgagatggGGCAAGAGTTGGGGATGGATGAACACACAGCATGATGGAGCAGTGTGACAGGAAGTATTTCTTTCTGTAGTGAGCTGGTTCTTAGAATGAGCTCCTAAGGGAGCCAGAAAGGTCTGACGCTTAGTGCTTGCTCAAGCTTGGgggaaagctgaagttcagaggagagaaggttggctaaagcttagccaagccaaatgagtgggtatattatggatgactgtgagcacttggccagtctctgctgttgttTCAGAGAGGCAAAGTCAGCCCTTAGACAGTATTGTTACCACAATTGCAAGTCCATGTGCTTGATGCAGAATGAGGCCCATCAAAACGAAATGTTTGAGTTTGGGACAGGGAAAGGTTTATTACAGATTCATACAAGGATGAGGGTGGCTCTTGCCCTAAGAACCCAAAGTTACTGAACGTTTTCAGtaagtatgtttaaaagcaaaggttagagaaagttgtggtaagttgtttcagacttcgtggtgtcacaccctttgtgcttaaggttaggtcatggtcaggtaatgatgtgcctaaatatctctaccagatgaatgtcattttctgtcctgccaagagagggcaaagtctcaaggaacacctttcaccgtgaaatgtcccatcctggtcaaacagaaacaggtttccattggcagctccttcagggcaaggTTCCCATATTCTACCCAGCTCTCATCCTTGATGGAGCCAGGTACCCAACACAATAGGTCCTGTCTCCTCAAGCTGTCCACCTGAGGAGACCAGTTCTCAcagcctgagacccagaaagatggccacctgctattaagttgcagagacagggatgggggagaggttcaccgctcctcacggcctgggccaaggctagtggaggGACTTAGTGAGGGCTCTGAATCACTAAAGGATGTAGTCCCCAGTCTATTCTCTGGGAACATCCAGCTCACCCACTGGCGCAACGTTGGGTGATCTCCAGGCCCTCCAAAAGAATGCcagaatctctcttctctcactttccactGATGACCACCACACCACCCTTACTTAATCATTTCCCCAATGAATGGTCCCTCATTAACAGTAACTAtgggcagggcccactgtggtgctgaTCAATAGCTGAGCAGGACAATGAATGGCCACTCCTTGACAGTTGGCTGCTTGTAAGTGGGGCCATCTGAGGCACCAAGCAAGGCTTAGCCACACCTGCTGCCTAGGAACAGGGTGCGTTGAAAAGAAGCACCCCAATGGCTAACTGCATAGGGCTgtgctcactctgctctgttaCACTGTGCATAGAAGAAGAATCATTGTGAGGTTAAGGTTTGTCAAAGTAGTTCTCAAGGTGGGCTGGCTTTCACATTCTTGGTGGCTTTGAAATATTAGCTATGCTATATGCGGCACATGTGATCATGTGGCAGCTGTTGGAGAGGCATATAGATGAGCACTGCTGACAGGCATGcctgggaatacaatgaaaagagtGATGTACAAAAGTTAAAGAAGCCTGTCAAATCaaatcctgatttggaacagagtCCATTAAACAGAGTAAAGCACACTGGACCCAACGTATCCTTCGGTAACAGAGCAGCATGAGCATAGCCCTTAGCAGGTAGCCATTGCTGGGCCTGATGACTCCATATCCTGTTACTAAGCAACCGGTCTTGCCTAGCAATTGGACAGTgcaaccctgggccctgcccataagcaaccaactatcaatgaggtacctactggtacttctctttctcagctattggtcagctcCACAGTGGGCCCTATCTGATGATCACTGTTaatgtgggcccactggggaagtgaTTCACTCAAGAGTTGTGGGCACAGTGGAAAACGGACTCTTGCCTTTGggcaccttcctttccttttcttcatttttgcgtAAATCGGGAATGTCTTTCTGGTAGATGGGGCAAGGTGAGATTCCCTCCTCAATATGAGAGTTGAAGTGTCCCCAGCAATCTTAGTGGAGGAGGcatttaacactttctttgctctgaagtgtaATCTTATGGAGACGGTGAATAGATCTTGGGGCAACGGCCTGAAGATTCACCAAGCCTTGGGGTCTCTAAAGCTCACTGGAGTAGACAAAACTTCCAACCTGTTCTCAATTACCTGCTTGCTCTTAAGTTCCTTAAGCCCCTCAAGAACCCCCGATAGGAAGAGGGTGGTCTAAAGATGAAGTGACTAGAGGACTCTGAAGTGCTGAAATGGGATGAAAAGTCTTTGGCAGAGGTTCCTacagggatggagggggcaggagtgttgaaggggggacatccaagtcaaagaataaagggcactgaaggaaagtctgagggtcacgagaagaaacaccatgcccctgaatcaccactccccagaatcagacacacagaggggtcaAGGGTGGGAAAGTTGTATCATGGCCTCCCTCAGCACCCACTAACCCATGTTGATGGGCACCGTGGTACATTGTGATGTCTAAGACCCCCAAAGCCCCCATTGGCTGGGGGAGTGCCTAGCTGACCAATCAGAGTGAAGGGTGTGGCTCCTCATTGTCCTGGGAAGGTATATATAGGGAGGTCAGAGGCAGAGATTCTGGGTTAGGCCATTTCATGGTGTCATCATGGCTAAGGGAACCAGGAAGCCACGGCAGCCAAGAAGAGTTGCAGTGCGGTTTGCTTCgaggatgaaaggaagaaagaagacccttTGGCAACGGAGATACAGAGGCAGCGTGAAGGTAAGATGATTCCATCGACACTACCCAGGTTCTCCATTGACTTTGGTGCCCAAGACCTCTACACTGCCCTTGCCTGGCACAAAAGTCCTCATCAGGCCACGTCCCTTTTCATGAAGTCTCCTTTCCAACTCAGTTGTTAtactctttcctcaaaactcatACCCTTCTGTTGTCTTTCAAGGCACGAAATATGACCATGAGGGTCAGAAGACCTCTAAaaggaaccttgagaaagaaaatccgaTCGTACGCCACTCCGTCGAAGAAGGTGAAGAACACAAGAgaaccaaactgttttctccATTCCTGTGCACGTGAGAAACGGAACCAAAGCCGAAAAAGGTACCAAAACATGAGTCAGAGTCAAAGAAGGaggcagaatcaaaagagaagataagctcagccaccccagaatgagagaccctggagaagtacaacctgggcagccagtaactgaatagaaaaggtcagacagtttagaattgtgtctccagtggtctgctttcttagaaatggttaaccaggaaaagactgactctcacactaacatagtaaactgatggctgcgattaaaataaacatcaaagggtgaaaagatgatatttgtgtgtgtgtgaattttctgatgggaagggagggaaggaagaacagaggtgggcacctgagtggggaggggtgcgaggtcccgagacattgggggacagaccctgaggtccccagttagccagagaggagaggcctggactgGGTCAGGAGTCTGCACTGAAGATGGCTAACCCCGCTTATCAATTGATCTCAGCGGCAAGGAGTAGTGGTGTGGTGTTACTGCCATTGTTTGGGGTGTGGAATGACATGAGGGTCTAGATTGCCAGaacccagatgggaagagggtttcacatggggatggtgaatgtcatacttcccctgagagaggcaggcagaaatcaCATCCTGGCCACTTACGTCATAATGGGCTTTGTTGCATCACTCACCTTTGCTGTCAGCTAAAGGTGCTCAGGAGGCACAGAATGCTGATACAACTGAAACCCACAACCAGCActcccaaagattaaaataacgtttggagggaacagaccaaatgtcaattaggccactgttttcctaagaaattggtgggagcagtgtgttcccaagggcagggcagtggagcTGGCCCAAATCCCGGTGCAGATGACAAACAGGATCACCACACACAGATCATTTTTTGGGGTGGTGGGcaccatgcagtttgtgggatcttagttccctgaccagggattgaactggttccccttctagtgaaagcatggagtcctaacccctggacagccagagaagtcaggaCAGAGACTTTTGATACAAGTATTAACATAAGACTGAGTAAAAGCTGGTCTTATATTGATCATCATCCCCTAgtatttctaaataactacaGTCGTAAAACATTCCTCCCCAATAAAGTCTTTTGTTAGTCCAAGCTCTACAAGGTTTTGTGGTGTAAAAAGAAGACTATGGGACATTATTTGGttttaactttgattttaaaatgtttaaataatttcaaGTAGTAGTCAATCAAATATGGAGATATATAGGGCAGAGTCTCTACCAGAGGAATCCCGTGTGTCTTCAGCAAACATTTtagaaacaatgaaaagacagagtTTTACCATCACCATAAAAAGAGTTGAGTTCTGATTTTAAGTTAATGATATGGCATCTTTTATTTGGACTGCAGCTCCCTGATTAAATCTTTCTGGCCCTTTAACTCCTGAGAGACACAGTTGATGATTCAAAGTCAGTAACTGAATGTGATTTAAAATCATTAAGAGTGAAAGAGACCCTGGGTTTGTGGTCCTTTCATAGAAAGTGGGAGAACTATCATTCCTGCCTGCTGAAAATTAATCAGTTAAGGCAGCTACCACGATGATATGGACAGAGAGACCTTATGTCTACCTATAGGTCGGGGCTGCGATTCCAGATCTGTATATATTATCACCATTTAACACTAGCACACTTTAATGCCCTGTTGTGGGACTTACTGAAATacttactgttcagttcagttcagtcactcagttgtctccaaatctttgcaaccccatgaatcgcagcccgccaggcctccccgtccatcaccaactcccagagtttactcagactcatgtccattgagtccgtgatgccatccagccatctcatcctcggtcgtccccttctcctcctgcccccaatccctcccagcatcagagtcttttccaatgagtcaactcttctcatgaggtggccaaattagtggagtttcagttttagcatcattccttccaaagaaatcccagggctgatctctcttagaatgcactggttggatctccttgcagtccaagggactctcaagagtcttctccaatcccacagttcaaaagcatcaattctttggcactcagccttcttcacagtccaactttcacatccatacatgaccacaggaaaaaccatagccttgactagacggaccttagtcagcaaagtaatgtctctgcttttgaatatgctgtctaggttgctcataacttttcttccaaggagtaagtgtcttttaacttcatggctgcaatcaccatctgcagtgattttggagcccccaaaataaagtctgacactgtttctactgtttccccttctatttccatgaagtgatgggaccagatgccatgatcttcgttttctgaatgttgaactttaagccaactttttcactctcctctttcactttcatcaagaggctttttagttcctcttcactttctgccataacggtggtggcatctgcatatctgaggtgattgaaatttctcccggcaatcttgattccagcttgtgtttcttccagtccagcgtttctcatgatgtactctgcatagaagttaaataagcagggtgacaatatacagccttgatgtactccttttcctatttggaaccagtttgttgttccatgtccagttctaactgttgcttcctgacctgcatacagatttctcaagaggcaggtcaggtggtctggtaatttcatctctttcagaattttccacagtttattgtgatccacacagtaaaaggctttggcatagtcaataaagcagaaatagatgtttttctggaactctcttgctttttccatgatccagtgaatgttggcaatttgatctctggttcctctgccttttctaaaaccagtttgaacatcagggagttcacggttcatgtatttctgaagcctggcttggagaattttgagcattactttactaacatgtgagatgagtgcaattgtgcagtggtttgagcattcttttgcattgcttttctttggaattggaatgaaaactgaccttgtccagtcctgtggccactgctgagttttccaaatttgctggcatattgagtgcagcactttcacagcatcatctttcaggatttgaaacagttcaactggaattccatcacctctgctagctttgttcatagtgttgctttctaacgcccacttgacttcacactccaagatgtctggctctagattagtgatcacaacatcatggttatctgggtggtgaagatgtTTTTatcagctcttctgtgtattcttccacctcgtcttaatatcttctgcttctgttaggtccatattatttctgtcctttctcgagcccatctttgcatgaaatgttcccttggtatctctaattttcttgaagagatctctagtctttcccattctgttgttttcctctatttctttgcattgatcgctgaagaaggctttcttatctcttcttgctattctttggaactctgcattcagatgcttatatctttccttttctcctatggttttcacctctcttcttttcacagctatttgtaaggcctccccagacagccattgtgcttttttgcatttcttttccatgggggtggtcttgatccctgtctcctgtacaatgtcacgaacctcattccatagttcatcaggcactctatctatcagacctgggcccttaaatctatttctcacttccactgtataatcataagggatttgatttaggtcatacctgagtggtctagcggttttccctattttcttcaatttgagtctggatttggtaataaggagttcatgatctgagccacagtcagctcctggtcttgtttttgttgactgtatagagcttctccatctttggtggcaaagaaaataatcaatctgattttgatgttgaccgtctggtgatgtccatgtgtagagtcttctcttgtgttgttggaagagggtgtttgctctgaccagtgcattttcttggcaaactctattagtctttgccctgcttcattccccattctaaggccaaatttgcctgttattccaggtgtttcttgacttcctacttttgcattccagacccctataatgaaaaggacatcttttttgggtgttagttctaaaaggtcttgtaggtcttcataaaacctttcaacttcagtttcttcagtgttactggtcggggcgtagacttggataactgtggtattgaatggtttgccttggagacgaacagagatcattctgtcgtttttgagattgcatccgagtactgcatttcagactcttgttgaccatgatggctactccatttcttctgagggattcctgcccgcattagtagatataatggtcatctgagtgaaattcaggcacaggagggcctagaggagctaccccacattgaaggtcaggaacagtggcagtaaggagataccccttgtccaaggtaaggagcagcagctgtgctttgctggaacagctgtgaagagataccccacgcccaaggtaagagaaaccgaagtaagatggtaggtgttgtaagagagcatcagagggcacacacactgaaaccatactcacagaaaactagtcaatctaatcacactaggaccacagccttgtctaactcagtgaaaccaagccatgcctgcagagcaacccaagacgggtgggtcatggtggagaggtctgacaaaatgtggtccactggagaagggagggcaagccgcttcagtattcttgccttcagagccccatgaacagtacgaaaaggcaaaatgataggatactgaaagaggaactccccaggtcattaggtgcccaatatgctactggagatcagtggagaaataactccagaaagaatgaagggatggagccaaagcaaaaacaatacccagttgtggatgtgactggtgatagaagcaagatccgatgctgtaaagagcaatattgtataggaacctggaatgtcagggccATGAATCGggtcaaattggaagtggtcaaacaagagatggcaagggtgaacgtcgacattctaggaatcagcatactaaaatggactggaatgggtgaatttaactcagagttGCATCTTAGTGCTTGCTTAAGCTTGAGGGTGAGCCAAAATGTGGGGTTTGTGGCGAGAAGCCTGATAAACATTTGGTCAAACCTGTGGATGAAAACTTGCCTGccacagaggtgggaggggggttcatgattgggtactcatgtacacccgtggcagattcatgtcaatgtatggcaaaaccaatacagtattgtaaagtaaaataaagtaaaaataaattttttaaaaaaagattaggaTAATTTGTTCCTTGAAAGGCTAATAAAACcatcttataaaatattaaaaaaaaaaaagatgcagccGCCATTAAGCCAGCAGCCAACCCCTCCCAACcctgtgcaccctgaggggattcaAGAGGGAGAAAAGCATGATTCTGGCCTtagatagttaagatgcatatcaaaagaatgatttcaatgacttcaatgagcccagactcttgcatcttcctatacacagaaaagtgctacatttattaacttgagatgtctggttttctttaattaacagtcatcttttgatgttctggcTACCTAGTTTTCATTGCACAATTCccatatatcctggctcctcccttacctctttggagcagtccctTAGCACCATCTCAGAGGATGTCTCTGGGGCTTCAATCCTCAGTTTTGTCcagcaaataaaacataattctcaacttctaTGTTGTGGATTTTTTTAGTAGACAAACCAATGGGTAAGTTCTGAGTAACTGTGTGAGCCATTACTGCTTTGAAAAATCTTTCTGACATCCCACTTTGCCTCTCACTTCATGGTGGTAATggagaggaaaaattaaaattttacataacctcctgcttGTTCTgcttctgtaactcagcttgctccttgcaaagtttGGATCACGTAGGTcatgtagtctcagaaagtggggacttgcaatactaggaactggaatttatctcactcacccttgtcctgctctttgtaatTGCCCAGCTTCTTGTGAACCTGCCTAATGAtgctgaagaaggaattcatagggcctggaatccatcttaggcctgttcatgctgatcatgctcagccacctttccaatggactctgaactctgtatttagtgcctatgaaaacaacaacagaaggataagaccccctccagacaggggaaccttgaagatcgtatctaggttactcattgcctaagagaaaacatacactaatcaccccttcctccagacaggccataaatttctCTGTATCAATCGGAGTGCAACcttgggtttattgattattgattggctaattgtttgactgtttgagcacatgagtaCATAGCACATGAATGATGgagttattgggattgtattttcctcggctgccctggtggcttagaggttaaagcatctgcctccaatgtgggagacctgggttcgatccctgggttgggaagaccccctggagaaggaaatggcaacccactccagtattcttgcctggagaatcccatggatgtaggagcctggtaggctacagtccatggggccacaaagagtcggacatgactgagcgacttcactttcactttcacttggtttatgtaagtctcaaggaatttggagtggtgggttcagacatgtACAcgtggggtataaaagattttcaca
The genomic region above belongs to Ovis canadensis isolate MfBH-ARS-UI-01 breed Bighorn chromosome X, ARS-UI_OviCan_v2, whole genome shotgun sequence and contains:
- the LOC138929977 gene encoding spermatid nuclear transition protein 3 — protein: MAKGTRKPRQPRRVAVRFASRMKGRKKTLWQRRYRGSVKARNMTMRVRRPLKGTLRKKIRSYATPSKKVKNTREPNCFLHSCAREKRNQSRKRYQNMSQSQRRRQNQKRR